From the genome of Clavelina lepadiformis chromosome 2, kaClaLepa1.1, whole genome shotgun sequence:
TTGTGAAAAACTGTTTGAGAAACATGGCTACAGCATTACTGTCCTACACAATTATATTTTAGGAAATGATTCTAAACCATTTATGTACGTTATATTTTTGCAGATGACAGTTTGATCTTCaagaaacaatgaaaaatgacTTAGCCCTTTTTCACATTactaaaaatatcaatatcaaTTCCCAAAAACCCATATTTTAGGCAAAAATATTGCGATAATACCCCAATTTATTTAGAACGTAAACAATGATAGTAATACATATAtcattataaataaaataagaaatgCCAAACATACTTATAAATTGCTTACAGCGTATAACTTTAATTTTCAGTTCCTCTCGAGATCACAATTGTATTATTATTTGATGAATCTATTTGGGTTTGTATCAACCCATCTTCAAAATGCATACACCAAACTTGTTTTCGCTAAAATAGTTTGCTAAAATAATGGTATGCTCTATTACCTACACGTGTATCTCAAAATATGCTACTATTTGCTTATGGTAGTTAATGTagtttgcaataaacaatacataccaatatattttgaaatttacctGGTTTAAAACTATCATCGGAGGGAATATCTGACATAAAATTGAATACCATATTGACAATTTCAATAGTTGAAAACCATCCGAAAACAGATCTAATCACAATGCTTCGAAGGGCAAAGGAGTGACAATTTAccatctttttcaaaaaattgcaaatctttatgaagtcattttgtgattttataaATTCACTATTTTGCTCATAGGTAAGATGGGATATAAGTGCCATACAAGGATACAATGAAGATAACATATGCATATCAAATATCTGAATAGAATTTTTGTTGTGGTCTTGATCTAATGCCTCTTCTAAGCAATGgtttaaaaagtcaaacaatTCAGGAAATCGGGCAAAAAATTCTGCTGCAGTTAAGGAATTCATAGGTGATGTCCCACTCTTGTCTTCGATATGCTTCTGACCAAGCATCCTGCTGGAAATTGCACTTAATAAATGAATGGATGCATTTCTAATGGCCCAGAGTGATGATGACCTCAAATAGGTAATTGCTCGTATAAACACTGAGGTTAAATGTTCTAGAACATGAGGTCCCAAGACATTGCTTTCAAAGATACCTTTTAAgatatataaaacatgtacTTCCGGCAAGTCTGTGTTGCATGCTGCATGTCTGATTTCCtcagcatttaaaatacttagTAGAGATTTTATTGTCATATTTATCAATTCAGTGCAACACTTTGCAGATGTCACACATGCACATAATATTCCATTGACTATTAACGGTAACCCTGCAGAACGTCTTGTAACAGTGCCCTGTGAAATATCCACTTCACACATATTATTTTCCTCTATACCTTTTAAAACTGATTTCAAACATTCAATTGGAATTTCACAACACAGCTCGTTGGCGGAACAAAATAAAGCCAAACTTGCATCTGAAAGTGAACTGCAACAGCTTTCTACAACACCCATATGTCTACACATAGTcagaatttttgaaaatacataaaatatttcttttaataaaGTGACATGTTCATTTGGGATGCCTGCAGTTTTCATTGCTTTACAATTAAGCAAGAAGCAGCAAATTTGTGATAACAATGCACAACTATTTTTTAGGGTCATCCAAGAACAGCTCATTACGTTTTCATAATCCTCTGTGTATAAAGCGTACATAAGATCATCAGTCGAACAATTGTCAAGTGTATCATCAGGTTTACAGTGATGGATAATCTCATATACTCTGCATGAAATTTCTCTAAAATCAGCAGACGCAACAAGCAACATTTTTCCATCACCAGATTTTTTTTTGCAGCTGAAAATTTTATCTAGGAGGAATTCAACTATAGCTGTTGCAGTCTTTATAACAGGCAACAAAAGAttgaaaaatttcctttttaaaGAACTGTTTGTAAATTCTCTATCCTTCCATTCTGTGGCTACAGTGCTCAGAAACTTAGACATTGCACTTATCCAACCAAAAGGAGGATAGCAGTATGATGcttccaaaatgtttttttgataacaagaaaaatttttctgcaaattttCTGCAATTTCATGAAAGAGTAACATCATTTCATCATACTGCTCATTACGTATATACTGAAAGCCAGTGTTACTAGGTGATGACAGCTTGcacttaattaaaaattctAACATCGCCACTCCATATTCAGTGTCTGGAACTTTTGAACTGTTAAGAAGGTCAAAATAATGCTGCTTTAAATGTTCTGTGATGGCACATCTTGCATCCGGTTTATTGAAAtgcaataatattttaaacgCCGAATCTCTTATATCAGGCACTAGATCTTCAAAAAGATTGACAGCATTAACCATGAGTTTTTCACAAAGTAGTTGTACATGGTGTTGATCAAGCACCTAAATATTCGTAAAGTTACTACTTTAGAAATTTAAGCTTCTTTACTAGCAACGGATAATTCacatataataaaaaatattcctTGTATGCAAAATGCACACAAAATCTTTGTATATCAAAGTATTTAACTAGacaaataaactaaaactgAGAATTAACCGAACAATAGTACCATTGAAAGAAGTTCAAAATCTTCCTTGGTTATGCTATATTTGTGTTTGGAAGCAGATTTCTGCGTGAAGTGGATTGCCAAAGCTTCATAAATATCTAAAGCTGTCCGTTTTCTCTGATATGAGCATGTGAGATGTATTGATTTCAGAATTATATCTTTTAAGTACAGAATGAAATCTACACATTCTTTCACATATGAATCCTCCAAGTTCTAAAATGACACAAAACAATAGTTAGATGTTTCAGaaataaactttcaaattGATCTTACATATTTAAAGTCATTgcactttattgtaaatgcaTTGTATTTAACTAACAAATACTTAGTTTCTAATAGGTCATTTTCATAGCGGAATCAATACATATTAAAACTTCCTTATTATCGATTAAAAACTGATATTTAGCTAAATCTAACTAAAGTTCTTTATTGTTGAGACCCTCAAAAAACTTAGTAAATGTTCatagaaaataatatttaacttAGTGTGATATATTTCACAATGTTCTTCTTACCTGTTTTACAGATGAAATTATGCTCAGTTGGATCCTACTTAATAAAACAGAAATGCTGAAAATGAAATCCAGACGAAATGAAGCAGAGTCAGAATTTAAATTTGATCCTATGTGTTTTCTTAAAATGTCAAATTCTAAAGAGACTAAAGGCTCTGACTTTTTTCTAGTTTTACAGATAACATGAAAAGCATCAGCCCTGATGCAATTATCATATGACATCAAGCCACTTTTAAGGACTCCAGGATTTATGTcatgaaaattaattattcCACCACTTCTTGCAGCTTTATAAACTCCGATCATAGAAGCAATGTACATTGGGCATGTTCTAGCAGTAGTATCACAATTGGCCTCTACAGTAGTAGCCAGAAGTTCAGTGAGCAAcaaaaaaacttcttttttcGTGTTTATGACCACAGGTATCCAATACTGCATTGAATTTCTTCGTACCGATGGAGTTTCGGAAAGTAAGGaagcaacaacaacagaaccaattttttctttccacaatatttcattaaaaacacTAGCCTTTTGAGGAAACAAACTTTCCattgttgctttaaaaacttttgaaacagCAGGAGCTAAATGATTGATACCAAGTACTGGAATTAAGCATTGCAAGAAGTTTGGTTCAACATCGAACATAAATCGAGCACCAAATTTTGATATCAAAAGTGCAAGTGGACGATACTTTCCTTTTACGAAGTCAGATGTGTTGAGCAGATGATCAAATAGAGAAATAATCAACCGATCACTTTCAGTTACTAATTTGTTTACGTTTGAGACATCGTCAAGAATCTGCATGAGAATATCGGTTGCACCTGAAATCTAACACAAAATTGAAACTATGATGAGGTAGTATCAGAAAGTCTGGTATTCATCAGAAAGTATCATACACATTTTATCTAGTTAAcattaattaaaatgtgtataacttaaatattgtaaaaagcTCTTTTAGTACCGGTATTTATATTATGATTGTATTGCACAATTATGCAACTAATGCAAGATAGGCAgaccaataaaataaaacaaaactataaaaatgCCATCAAGCAAATTAAAGCAATAGGTTCCCACACTTAAACTGGGGATGCACGAAATTACTGTAAATTACCAGTTCTATAAATAACAATTTACCTCAATACGATTTTGGTCAATGTGATACATGAGTGCAAAGAAAGTAAGAATTTCTATAAAAATTGTGTGGTACGGAATTGCAACAAGCGAAACACAATCATTGGAAAtacataaatttattattgaCCTCTATTTTTACTGTCAAACGCGACAGAAACATCATGTCAAACAGTCTGTCATGAGCATAAATTGCAGCTCTAGTTCTAGTTTGTGACGTGTATGTGTAAGATGTTTGCAATGCACCTGAGTATAATCAAACGACATATTGTTTGGGAACCTTTgcatttaaataaatcttaCTTGAAAGCCAAGTAGGTAATTAAGTCTCATAGCCATTTGCTCACCGTACTATCCCAATTATCACAAACTATCTGAATGGAAGAAGATATAAGTTCATTCTTTTCATTAAACAACTCTATTGCATTTTTAGGTTGAGATATTGACAATGTTTCCAAACACTTCTTCCACCAAAGAGCTAAtgcttttaacaaacaaataaagttgaGTTTTAAAAATCACCCATTCCACATGAGTGTTTTAAAGTATTAGATCACGAAATATAGGGTGCAACAAGTCTTTGCACAATTTTGCTGTACTTACCTCCTCCTTCATTTTTTAATTCCATTTATTTAATACTGGTGACATTAAAAGTAAAGCATTGGTTGTAATGCAGTAATACCTCAAAACTCAAACCACATGAAAATTaagtcatttttttgtaatttttatcaagaaataaacttttgtCTTGCAAGTTTGATTTAATCAATGACTTGACCCAGTTTCACTTTAGCATGATTGGCGATCATCAACTATTTTTCCTCTATGAgcagttggtgttgattttgTGGGGCAAAAGTGTGGCAAGGTCACACTTACGTTGGTATGTGACAACGACAAGTCAAGTACAGAAATTATATGTGTTTTTGTGATAGGTTGCATACCATACTATTAGTCATGACTGCAGTGTTACATTTAGAATTGGTAAGTTTCCCAATGCAGCTTTGCCTTTACCAGGTACAGACGTTATCACCGTGATGATGTTGCAGACAAGTAAAACCAAAAAGGAACGACAGAAGCGATTGGTTTAATACAGGAGATAATAACCAATTGTTATACAGCACTGACCACTACCAACCACAACAGACCACCGCCGACAACATCTTTTTAATCACCAACCACCACCATGACCTATGGTGGACTGTGGAAAAAAGTGATGGCAAGTGGTCGGAAGTTGTATGTTCTATGTTTCAGGGTATAAATATGCTCCAAGCATATACCTTGAAAAATACATTTGTGAGTGATAGATTTGTTGTTTGATGACTTTCAGCATTTTACTTTCACAGACCAGGAGAAAATGCTCTTAATTTCTTGCCTACAGTATGAGGTCTTGTGTCATGATTATGACTTATGAGGTATAACTGCATACCATTGACATAGTTTTACAAACTAGCATTGATCCAAACACAAGATATTTGCTAAAAAAGGTTTACTTTGCAGAGCATGATATTTCCAGTAATCACAAGATTGGCAATAGCATACAATCTGAGCAAAGGTTTCATTTAATAAAGTAGTAGTGGACAAACATGAACTATTCCAGATTTCATCACAAAAAACATGAGTAATTGCAGGCCAGCAGCTCAGGCTTCCTTTAATAAACCAAAGTGAAAAATCACCGGACGATTTTGCATAAGATTGCAGTGACACacaaacatttggcattatctgcaaatacaataacaaagtTCTGTGAATCCTACAGacaaattattatttctttatatCTCAGcataatgataataatctattcaaaacaagtttaaaagtAAACTTATGTCaacaaacagaataaaagttCACCTCAATTTCATGTAAACTCTCCTCTTGCTGAATAAGACAAAGGAATGTATCTGCACCTTTATTTAAATCTTGGAAGTAACTTAACATACATCCAATTATGCTACCACACATTTGCAACAGATCTGGCGATAGATCCTAAGGTAAAATCATTATAGTAAATAGTTAATTGGAAAttcaagaaatatttacatgttTGAACATTACTATTTATATCTCGTAAATGAAAAGGTAAATTTATCCACTTTCCGTCACCATAATAAGAAATGTCTTCTAATACAAGTACTgtattgtaaaattttctaGCCAATTGGCAATTTAATATAgagttataatttaaaaaaaaaatggttttgttacatttgttaTCAGaagaaagaacttaactgtaCAAAGAAAAATGCTTAGAATTTGATGAATCATATACTGAAACAAATCATTTCAAATAACAGTGCTTGTCAACTGTATGCATAGCACACTTTCGATTTTTTGAATTGACTTTTTAGGGTTGCCCTACTTTTCTACAGATTTGCCCATGTTCAACACacacaaatttttcaacaattcaCCACAGTCAAAATCAGTGTAACTATTCAAAGTAAATGTAGCTTTCAATGTTCTACACAGGTTCTGAGTTCTCAACAAACTTGTCATTCCAAGTTTTGTAATgtcatacatacatacatatgTAACATGATATTGATATTCCAATTATGTACAATTGTGActacatttttaaaatgctaGATGGTAATTGGGATgtaaagattaaaaaagatgTACATGTTCCACTACAAAAAAGTTGTCAAGCACTGATTTAGAGAATATTTACTTTTCCATTAATGATGGTTGAAATGCAAGCAACTGCTATTGTCTTTAAACCAGCGAGaacacattttttgccaagtaaaACACAAACACGTTTCTTGTGACCATGAAGAATCTGTAATACATTCAATATTAGTGTAACGagataaactaaaaaaataaattccaGTTATTAACCTCATTGAAAGTAGTTAAGTACATGTTTTCTAACGTAAGTACTGGGCTATTGGTACTTCGGGATTTCCTGGGCAAAAATTCTCGATATTGTTGTGATTTGAGTAACTAACTCACAAACAGAGTAGAAAAAAGTATTGGGAAATACCATTCCTATGCTGCTAACTTATTTCCCCAAAACTATATCTTACGCAGTACAATAGTATTGGCCAAGGGCgcaataaattaaaaagtatTGGGGGAGGGGGAAAATCAGGTGTTGAGAAAACCCACGAATATGTATGTCAGTCTTTGTTATCGGacactaaacaaaaaattaaaaagacgaattattaaaatttaattgagtTTAAATAACTTCGGAACAAAAAGTACCGTCAAAggatattttccaaaatagtGAGGTCACACTTCCCCATATCAATCCTGCCTCCTACAACCCTGGTGTTGgcaattaataataatttaacaattttgatTTCCAAATTAGAACTAATTAGCAATGGTTTCCCTACTGGTGTGTTCTCTCTTGTTTCCAATTCTATTTCAACTCAATATAAGTTCATTTGCGACGTGCTAGTCGTGTGTTAGCGTCTATTCTACATTTTTCATTAACCCCTTTATTGTTTGagagatatttttaaaaaattacttgaaaaattGATGAATGCATTAAAAGAATAACTAGTATATTTGACCACTATTTATAGAatctttatttacatttattttggtCCAATCCCACAACTGTGTGTAAGCAGTGGCAATGGACCAAAAACTGCAGCACACGTTGAATGGTTGCCAAAACTGCAAGCCAATTACTTCAGCTGGAGCTAATAAATTGCTAGTTTTAAGAGGTACATATGTCTGGAAAATCTTGAATTAATTCATAACCTTAGTACGTATGTGATTGGCAAGAAGCTTAAACTTCACAACAAATATAACATCAATGTTAAGCGTGACTCACATAAGTAACGGAAACCTTTGGATAGCTCACTGAGCTACTTTTTTGTTCATGAAAGAATCAGGACTTCTTAATACTTTTTACAGTTAAAAACTAAGGGAAGACATGTACCGTATAATCAGAAACAccaaaaaaagttaataaagCAATGGAGAAATCCTTAATTACACATATCTGCAAACCTTCACATATATATTCCATAGTTAATTTTATATGCTCTCTCAAGTGGTTATATTCATTAAGTcactttttttgcaatatcTATGGCCAAATAAGTAAGTATGTTAGTCAACAGGCACCATTACTACATCTACACCTCAACAACAtggaatattttataaaattcatgTTAGAAAAAGAAGTTCAATCACTTCCTTGGTTTCATATATTTTCTCGAAACAAGTTGGATTTGCTCACTTCAACTGCCTACAGAAAACCTACAAACAGCAACAAATATCTCAACTTTCGTTCGTTGATCCCACTACAGCATAAACGTTCTGTGGTAAGCACTCTTGTACATTAAGCACATTGATATACTTGATGTAGATACTGTACATTAAATGTAAACAGAGATAGAAAGAAAAAAGGTTGTCAAAGATTCCTTATGATGAAATGGTCATCTTTGTTGACTATTGGATGATTGGCTACAATAGAAGTTAACAAAATGAAATCTGGTAATAACAGCATACTTCAAGGTTTTGTTGTTCTGCCATACACCAACTAAAACGAATTCTAGTCAATcacaaaatcaaaactgtTTTCAAACCGACTTAGAAGATGGTGTTAATGGGCTACATCTCCCAAAGACCCTACAGTATACTAGTTGAGAACAAACAAGGagttatttacaaaattcCTTGTAAAAGCGATTCTGCTTTATATGTTTagatgaaacaaaacaaattttgacaataagaaaacaacataaagctgactgaaaaattttgatatgaAAAGCTCTCCTTGAGTAAACACACTTTAGAAAAAGAACAAGaaatattgtttgaaaaaatgccCACATGCTTAATTTTGAATCTGACtactaaaaaaaacttatggAATGGTTTTATAACTCTAAACAGGATGTAATAAACCATGAAAACACACTCTACTGTTGCCTACATATTCCAAATATTTcacctaaatttgccttgtaaCATAATTTACAATACCTTGTcttattaataaataataaagtcAAATAATGAtagtaatgattttttgtaGTATAGCCCAGGGCCCAGGCTATATAACTTTTAAAGtataatttatcaaaatgcgagatctcatttttaaaacatgatataatatatagatatatatgtAGATGTCATGTATAAACACAGTTGTGTAGTTAACATGAAAATTATTATATatcataaatattaataaagaCAATTTACATCTCAATCCATCATACCTGCATCACTAGTTTTGACCATAAAAATTGATAACGAGAATCAGCTTTCCTTTCTACATCTTTACCCATGGTTGAATGAGCAACTTTTACAATTAAAGAAGGTATACAATCCAAGAGCAGCATTTCTGAAATGTTCAAGCTTCCCAAAACACAGGAAATCCAGAAAAGGTGATTTGCAGACAAAATTTCTGTAGAAATCAAAGACCACGAACTATAATCAAACCAAACCAACTTGCAATGATAGGCCACAGCAAAAGactcaaagttttcaaatgcTACTCACTATTTGAACAGGGCCAGTAACATAATATATTATCATATTATCCGAGAGAAGTTACTCACAGCTTGATATCACATTAAATTATTTctagaaaattttaaatacgaTTAACCACATACTTcatttccaaaaatttctttaaaaaattatttattaatttatatcATCTCTTACCACAACTATTGATGACTGATTGAACTTCCTCACAAAGACATTTTGGAAAAGAGGTATCGAACTTACTCCAATGCTTTAGTAACTAAAGTGGATAATGAGCAATTAGCTTACCGatttaaaattgtaaattctATATAATATCAAATAATAAGAAGGCCTTGTAGTAGTTTGATATTGTACCAGGTATAGGTTACAGAGTTATTGCAAATACAGTACActattttattgcaaagaaaGCACACTGCTGCCgattaattgcaaaatatataCTTTATGTACCGATATATGCATATTATTGCAAATTTCTCTTGAAGTACTTGCataaaaagtacaaaaaataACGTGTTGCCGTTTGTCAGTAACATATATCAATCCACAATCCATTCTGACTTTTCACATATAAACTTTAATAGGTTCTACATGTGTGTAACACATAAAATTCCCAATTTCTGAGCTGCTATGAATTTATCCTATTTTATAGTCATATTGTAAGTTTGTAATATCAATCAATCGATGaatggttttatttttcttgcaaagcacggtggggacgaaaattCAAGTCCATTGCTAACTACAGTAGTAGAACcaatgaacgggaaaaagtgaaaaagcCGGAAAGGTTTGACAATATAATTTATTGTCAAACTTAAAACATCAATCAACATACCACAAGAACAGAAAACTATGCTACAGTACCGAACATATGGAATTACTTAGTTAATCGGGCGCCTTGCGCACTAAAGCATATaactaattagtaattacaaTAATCAACTATACATAGACATTCCACAAACCACTTCTAAAAGATCAATTCTGATCAAGTTAAAATTTCATGACGACAATAAACAAAAGTGA
Proteins encoded in this window:
- the LOC143445030 gene encoding tRNA (32-2'-O)-methyltransferase regulator THADA-like isoform X3, translated to MQILDDVSNVNKLVTESDRLIISLFDHLLNTSDFVKGKYRPLALLISKFGARFMFDVEPNFLQCLIPVLGINHLAPAVSKVFKATMESLFPQKASVFNEILWKEKIGSVVVASLLSETPSVRRNSMQYWIPVVINTKKEVFLLLTELLATTVEANCDTTARTCPMYIASMIGVYKAARSGGIINFHDINPGVLKSGLMSYDNCIRADAFHVICKTRKKSEPLVSLEFDILRKHIGSNLNSDSASFRLDFIFSISVLLSRIQLSIISSVKQNLEDSYVKECVDFILYLKDIILKSIHLTCSYQRKRTALDIYEALAIHFTQKSASKHKYSITKEDFELLSMVLDQHHVQLLCEKLMVNAVNLFEDLVPDIRDSAFKILLHFNKPDARCAITEHLKQHYFDLLNSSKVPDTEYGVAMLEFLIKCKLSSPSNTGFQYIRNEQYDEMMLLFHEIAENLQKNFSCYQKNILEASYCYPPFGWISAMSKFLSTVATEWKDREFTNSSLKRKFFNLLLPVIKTATAIVEFLLDKIFSCKKKSGDGKMLLVASADFREISCRVYEIIHHCKPDDTLDNCSTDDLMYALYTEDYENVMSCSWMTLKNSCALLSQICCFLLNCKAMKTAGIPNEHVTLLKEIFYVFSKILTMCRHMGVVESCCSSLSDASLALFCSANELCCEIPIECLKSVLKGIEENNMCEVDISQGTVTRRSAGLPLIVNGILCACVTSAKCCTELINMTIKSLLSILNAEEIRHAACNTDLPEVHVLYILKGIFESNVLGPHVLEHLTSVFIRAITYLRSSSLWAIRNASIHLLSAISSRMLGQKHIEDKSGTSPMNSLTAAEFFARFPELFDFLNHCLEEALDQDHNKNSIQIFDMHMLSSLYPCMALISHLTYEQNSEFIKSQNDFIKICNFLKKMVNCHSFALRSIVIRSVFGWFSTIEIVNMVFNFMSDIPSDDSFKPENPGRSICQNELHGWMSLALKLLQHSGNTDYGHVATLSNLLLSRSWLGCLKFNPCPLTASSYIGLLQLLYEMGFVEIKDLKIATNQIWLFVQSNQYDNYIGQVGFPHYIEKSLYLLLCISSDETLPAVLEACLNFGEVRSSITAHRTCLTWLINNRKSNKINSSVCVSTLCQLWDTQGAADDILEKKCLELIADASICLFSKCGDTLKSYRIICNHIVNICEAPDANLSQACYGLKALSVVVCQGIEKEPTSLQTKFDYKVALKKQLCLWALKIQNYTWKKNASEPLRQASSDSIKIAGGQIVKWISKKLTKPKNIKYWTLDELLEIASAMCNTTLYHLYDELADVRHSACTFVALLQPDVSIIFQQNIATEQLLLFFVNDFKPHLNMLATLKNHFTDLMFPSVDGPKSLFVEEDFNLHVEQGYVATLIKPFIEEYISTCTPSNEAQVWVKEDLRCTFYRLHRVFTCLDNLTWKKLYKFAICNLHWTDLLIRFISRLRCNDTMMELLHEIRNVTFKLKEVSPPYYVEELLIGIQNTLDQLNVPDNPLLSAEMCHY